Proteins encoded together in one Sylvia atricapilla isolate bSylAtr1 chromosome 2, bSylAtr1.pri, whole genome shotgun sequence window:
- the MZT1 gene encoding mitotic-spindle organizing protein 1: protein MASNAASLNAVRETMDVLFEISRILNTGLDMETLSICVRLCEQGINPEALSSVIKELRKATEALKAAENMTG, encoded by the exons ATGGCGAGCAACGCCGCCAGCCTCAACGCCGTGAGGGAGACCATGGACG TTCTCTTTGAGATTTCAAGGATATTAAACACTGGCTTGGATATGGAGACATTGTCTATTTGTGTGCGGCTTTGTGAACAAGGGATAAATCCAGAAGCATTATCTTCTGTTATTAAAGAACTGCGTAAGGCTACAGAAGCTCTAAAG gCTGCTGAAAATATGACAGGCTGA
- the BORA gene encoding protein aurora borealis, with product MGDTEEAKMQITPETPGRVTILNPFESPSDYYTLQEQIVSSPLVLKSTKSSSTPGKFRWSIDQLALINPVEIDSEDIRRQGMYLSHAGIDKETEDRRQKAIEEFFTKKLIVPSPWTEHEGKQVSQFNSTKSIDINNISPIGRQLSLQPGKSNAACQTVLSLPVDFNLEKVLGDYFRTDEFADQSQENLSSSSLRRKLFLEENGNVSACLSPSLCSPCGSQPLGVLCSIELSPVRCRSPLDTSSSAQFSSSPIQGGTRAYSLGSITSPPFSEGSPAHNGSPAFSPIAFHIRKTPLSDQRKFTFRSPDIPSSSNRMTPPSTRSPYIDGCSPIKNCSPMRLGACRGTAQYQTSVIRIPIAVENHDEDEEDKENTSPAEARFPEMGNGINLHQEDSDSFGHGTHLVVATVSIAPDHSEGCHQRLSSFQDIEGLKESNTVDMADAAEVSEESTWIKETIGSSNTPMTSFMTGITFSIESSRMCMSPLAESSVIPCDNSSIQVDSGYNTQTCGNSIMDTVGAENSCRENDVNTVMFQNKSQLLRTKECSVLSHKDNQLLRTKSPEKQSCFQKTKPHSTVFGQNATCNVSAWKHKNENQIQGFHKSVLRC from the exons ATGGGTGATACAGAAGAAGCTAAAATGCAGATAACACCAGAAACTCCAGGACGAGTCACAATCCTGAATCCTTTTGAAAGTCCCAGTGATTATTATACTCTTCAGGAGCAGATTGTTTCTAGTCCTTTGGTCTTAAAGTCAACGAAATCCTCATCT acACCAGGAAAATTCAGATGGTCTATTGATCAGCTTGCTCTAATAAATCCTGTGGAAATAGACTCTGAAGACATTCGACGCCAAGGAATGTATTTGAGCCATGCTGG AATTGATAAGGAGACAGAAGACAGAAGGCAAAAAGCTATTGAGGAG tttttcacaaaaaaactcATAGTTCCTTCTCCTTGGACGGAACATGAAGGCAAGCAAGTTTCTCAGTTTAATTCAACTAAAT CCATAGatataaataacatttctcCGATTGGAAGACAGCTGAGCTTGCAGCCTGGGAAAAGCAATG CTGCTTGTCAGACAGTACTGTCTTTGCCAGTGGATTTTAATTTAGAGAAAGTACTAG GTGATTATTTCAGAACTGATGAATTTGCAGATCAGTCTCAGGAAAATCTGAGCTCTTCATCGCTCAGAAGAAAGctgtttttagaagaaaatggCAACGTATCTGCGTGTTTGTCCCCTTCTCTGTGTAGTCCATGTGGTAGTCAGCCACTTGGAGTGCTTTGTTCAATAGAATTATCTCCAGTCCGGTGCAGAAGCCCCCTGGACACATCTAGTTCA gctCAGTTTTCATCAAGTCCTATTCAGGGAGGAACAAGAGCTTATAGTCTGGGAAGTATAACCAGTCCCCCGTTTTCAGAGGGGTCTCCTGCACATAAtggttctcctgctttttcacCAATTGCTTTTCACATAAGAAAAACACCACTCTCAG acCAAAGAAAGTTTACATTTCGTTCTCCAGATATTCCTTCTTCCTCAAATAGAATGACACCCCCAAGTACAAGAAGTCCTTACATAGATGGTTGTTCTCCAATTAAAAATTGCTCTCCTATGAGGCTTGGAGCCTGTAGAGGAACTGCCCAGTATCAAACTTCTGTTATTAGAATACCAATTGCAGTTGAAAATCatgatgaggatgaggaagacAAGGAAAACACTTCTCCAGCAGAAGCTCGGTTCCCAGAAATGGGTAATGGAATAAACTTACATCAGGAAGACAGTGATAGTTTTGGACATGGTACACATCTTGTGGTGGCAACTGTGTCTATTGCACCAGATCACTCAGAAGGTTGTCATCAAAGGTTGTCATCATTTCAGGATATAGAAGGCTTAAAGGAAAGTAATACTGTAGACATGGCTGATGCAGCTGAAGTGTCAGAGGAAAGCACTTGGATAAAAGAAACAATTGGCAGCAGCAATACACCAATGACCAGTTTTATGACAGGCATTACTTTCAGTATTGAAAGCTCTCGGATGTGCATGTCACCTCTTGCAGAAAGCAGTGTAATTCCTTGTGATAACAGTAGTATTCag gtgGACAGTGGTTACAATACACAGACTTGTGGAAACAGCATTATGGATACTGTGGGGGCTGAAAACAGTTGCAGAGAAAATGATGTGAATACTGTCATGTTTCAGAATAAATCTCAGCTGCTTAGAACAAAG GAGTGTTCTGTTTTAAGCCATAAGGACAATCAGTTGCTGAGAACAAAATCTCCAGAGAAGCAATCCTGctttcaaaaaaccaaaccacacagCACAGTATTTGGTCAAAATGCAACTTGCAACGTTTCTGCTTggaaacataaaaatgaaaatcaaattcAGGGATTTCACAAAAGTG TTCTGAGGTGCTAA